The genomic stretch GCAGCCGCGTGTGGTGGTCGATGTGACGCTGGATGTGCCCGGACAGCAAGAACCGGCGATCGGACGACTGGTTTCTGTGCCGGAGCAGCAAACGCCGATGCTGAACGATGTGTTTATCCGGCAGGGACGCTATCTGGAACCGGAACGGGCGGAGGAAGTGCTGGTGAGCGAAGCCTTTGCGACGGCGAATCACCTCAAGCTCAATGATCGGGTGGGAGCAATTATTAACGGACGCTGGCAGCAGCTCAATATTGTCGGGATTGCCCTATCTCCGGAGTATGTGTACGAGATTCAGGGCGGCGATGTAGTGCCCGACAACCAGCGATTCGGCGTGTTCTGGATGGGCAGAAAGGCATTGGGAACTGCCTTTGATATGGATGGTGCCTTTAACGATCTGACCCTCACCCTCACCCCGCAAACGAATCCCAAGGATGTGATTTTTCGGCTCGATCAGCTGCTTCAGCCCTATGGCGGGTTTGGTGCTTACGATCGGGCTGATCAGATCTCTAATAAATTCGTCACGGATGAAATCATCCAGCTCAAATATCATGCCCTGATTATTCCGGGGATTTTTCTAGGCATTGCGGCGTTTCTGCTGCACATTCTGCTGTCCCGATTAATTGGCACCCAGCGCGACCAGATTGCCATTTTGAAAGCCTTTGGCTACAGCAACGGGGATGTGGGACTGCATTTCTTGAAGCTGGTTTTGGTGATTGTATTTTTGGGGAGTGTAATCGGTGTTGCAGCGGGGCTGTGGATGGGTTCGGGAATGCTGCACATCTACACCAACTACTACCATTTCCCAACGCTCACCTATCAGGTCAGTCCTGCTCTGATCCTGGGGACGATCGCGATTAGTGGGAGTGCTGCGATTGTGGGTGCGTTTAGTGCCGTTCAGAATGCCGTGTCCTTACCGCCTGCCGAGGCAATGCGACCCGAACCTCCCGCCCATTTTCGCCGCACGTTAATGGAAAGACTGGGGCTACAAGTATTTTTGTCGCCCGTGGGACGGATTATTCTTCGCAATCTGGAGCGCAAGCCCATTCAAGCCATTCTGTCGATCGTGGGCATTTCTCTGGCGATTGCCATGCTAATCGTTGGACGCTATTCGCAGGACTCGATCGCCTATCTGATCGACGTGCAGTTTCGGCTGATGCAGCGGGAGGATGTCACCTTAATTTTTAATCAGCCGCGATCGGCAGGGGTGCGCTATGACGTAGCACATTTGCCCGGTGTGCTGTATGCGGAACCCTTTCGCAGCGTTGCGGTTCGGCTTCGCCATGAGCAGTATAGCCGTCAGCTTGGCATCCTGGGACTGGAATCTGAGGGACAACTCCATCGGCTAATCGATCGCAACTTGCAGGTTGTGGATTTGCCGCCGGAGGGGGTCTTGCTGACGAGCAAGCTGGGAGAACTGCTGCATCTGCGTCCTGGCGATAGTCTGACCGTCGAAGTGTTAGAGGGCGATTACCCGGAAGGGGAACTGCGAAGCAACCGTCCTACGCGCAGCGTGATTGTGGCAGGTCTGGTGGATGATCTGGTGGGCTTATCTGCCTATATGGAGCGGAGCGCCCTCAACCGCCTGATGCATGAAGGAGCCACGATTTCCGGGGCAT from Leptolyngbya ohadii IS1 encodes the following:
- a CDS encoding ABC transporter permease; the protein is MRSIDRKLLRDLWHMRGQGVAIALVVACGIAIFIAMLSAYQSLAASQIDYYQQYRFAQVFAQLKRAPETLVEQIQSIPGVAQVQPRVVVDVTLDVPGQQEPAIGRLVSVPEQQTPMLNDVFIRQGRYLEPERAEEVLVSEAFATANHLKLNDRVGAIINGRWQQLNIVGIALSPEYVYEIQGGDVVPDNQRFGVFWMGRKALGTAFDMDGAFNDLTLTLTPQTNPKDVIFRLDQLLQPYGGFGAYDRADQISNKFVTDEIIQLKYHALIIPGIFLGIAAFLLHILLSRLIGTQRDQIAILKAFGYSNGDVGLHFLKLVLVIVFLGSVIGVAAGLWMGSGMLHIYTNYYHFPTLTYQVSPALILGTIAISGSAAIVGAFSAVQNAVSLPPAEAMRPEPPAHFRRTLMERLGLQVFLSPVGRIILRNLERKPIQAILSIVGISLAIAMLIVGRYSQDSIAYLIDVQFRLMQREDVTLIFNQPRSAGVRYDVAHLPGVLYAEPFRSVAVRLRHEQYSRQLGILGLESEGQLHRLIDRNLQVVDLPPEGVLLTSKLGELLHLRPGDSLTVEVLEGDYPEGELRSNRPTRSVIVAGLVDDLVGLSAYMERSALNRLMHEGATISGAYLAVDSSQIDPLYALLKRTPAIASVALRQTTIDRFQSTIADTRRVMDVIQVVFACIIAFGVVYNAARIALSERGRELATLRIIGFSRVQIAVVLLGEQAVLTIAAIPVGFLVGYGLVVMLSILYSTELYRLPPIVTQSTYAFALIVVTIAAIVSGLIVRRHLDHLDLIAVLKTRE